A DNA window from Plodia interpunctella isolate USDA-ARS_2022_Savannah chromosome 12, ilPloInte3.2, whole genome shotgun sequence contains the following coding sequences:
- the MTPAP gene encoding poly(A) RNA polymerase, mitochondrial, producing the protein MSVLFQKLLHTGKVNSFRKFLYPSLSHCKCLSERKFSDSHNKFVSFDEVAAQRRDEARRSLVIQVNSESSFNELYGYCSKYASINGIHHYKNSGGEHFMLVEFSTEQSMKDVLRNCSAHQKEHDVMALKSPFLWFRANSGKKAKLTIPTDVSLVIKDGNAITDEEKLNAELQACSNISDQMQLLYDRTTLNDIGVRLRYMVARQLEVVFESLYTNIEVRPFGSSVNGFGRMGCDLDLVLTNELTHQLSDPKKRLVYQEKKCSSGVRPWQRHLELVAELLELRVAGVSRVTRILHARVPIVKYAHELAGLDCDLCYGNLSGVYMSELLWALGTLDARARPLTQCVRRWAAAHALTSAHAGRWVTNFPLTLMVLFFLQQRGVLPSVKNLINRAGKEDIRIAEENVNCTFLRDMNKLPTECYGQNEANLETLLLQFFEFYSQFDFSEKAISVIEGKAIRKPNSQPLYIVNPLENMLNVSRNVSYEECERLKAEIRNAAWQLEAGSDDKKSDDWGLLSLIEKKSSRGLKRLLRVGNSHRLVAVKDLFNEDDDSDKEEGFRSKLERLTQKSDKVEESVKEMKEDLEKNSKEKKDKKINFKNSQVASEVFRIRRDKMV; encoded by the exons ATGTCtgtgttatttcaaaaattgttacatACAGGAAAAGTAAACagttttagaaaatttttatatcCCTCTTTATCACACTGCAAATGTTTATCAGAGCGTAAATTTTCAG ATAGCCATAACAAATTTGTATCCTTCGACGAGGTTGCGGCTCAGAGGAGAGATGAGGCGCGAAGAAGTCTCGTCATTCAGGTCAACTCGGAATCGTCatttaatgaattatatgGTTATTGTTCGAAATATGCCTCCATCAATGGCATTCACCACTACAAAAATTCAGGAGGCGAG CATTTTATGCTCGTAGAGTTTAGCACTGAACAGAGCATGAAAGATGTGCTGCGTAATTGCAGCGCCCACCAAAAGGAACATGATGTCATGGCTCTGAAATCTCCATTCTTGTGGTTCAGAGCAAACTCTGGCAAAAAGGCAAAACTCACAATACCTACAGATGTATCTCTAGTCATAAAAGATGGAAATGCTATAACAGACGAAGAAAAACTGAATGCTGAACTCCAGGCCTGTTCTAATATTTCTGATCAGATGCAGCTGCTCTATGACAGAACCACATTGAATGATATTGGAGTGAGGTTAAGATATATGGTGGCTAGAcag CTGGAGGTAGTATTTGAGAGTCTATACACCAACATAGAGGTGAGGCCGTTTGGTTCGTCAGTAAATGGTTTTGGAAGGATGGGCTGTGACCTTGATCTCGTGCTCACCAATGAGTTGACTCATCAATTG AGTGACCCGAAAAAGCGTCTAGTGTACCAAGAGAAGAAGTGCTCGAGTGGGGTGCGGCCGTGGCAGCGGCACCTGGAGCTGGTGGCCGAGCTGCTGGAGCTGCGCGTGGCGGGCGTCAGTCGCGTCACGCGCATCCTGCACGCGCGCGTGCCCATCGTCAAGTACGCGCACGAACTCGCTGGCTTGGACTGCGATCTGTGCTATGGCAACTT ATCGGGCGTGTACATGTCGGAGCTGCTGTGGGCGCTGGGGACGCTGgacgcgcgcgcgcggccgcTGACGCAGTGCGTGCGGCGCTGGGCGGCCGCGCACGCGCTCACGTCCGCGCACGCCGGCCGCTGGGTCACCAACTTCCCGCTCACGCTCATGGTGCTGTTCTTCCTGCAGCAGCGGGGCGTGCTGCCGTCCGTCAAAAATCTGATCAACAGAGCCG GTAAAGAAGACATAAGAATAGCTGAGGAGAACGTAAACTGCACATTCCTCCGAGACATGAACAAGTTGCCAACAGAATGCTACGGACAGAACGAAGCTAACCTCGAaacattacttttacaatttttcgAATTCTACTCCCAATTCGACTTCTCAGAGAAAGCCATTTCGGTCATTGAAGGCAAAGCTATACGGAAACCTAATTCTCAACCGTTGTATATAGTGAATCCGTTAGAAAACATGTTGAATGTAAGCAGAAACGTTAGCTATGAAGAATGTGAAAGGTTGAAGGCTGAAATTAGGAACGCTGCTTGGCAATTAGAAGCTGGATCAGATGATAAAAAGTCTGACGATTGGGGATTATTGTCTTTGATTGAAAAGAAGAGTTCTAGAGGTTTGAAACGGTTGCTGCGAGTTGGAAATTCACATAGACTCGTAGCGGTCAAAGACTTGTTCAATGAAGATGACGACAGCGACAAAGAAGAAGGCTTTAGAAGTAAATTAGAAAGACTGACGCAGAAATCTGATAAAGTTGAGGAGAGTGTGAAAGAGATGAAAGAAGATTTGGAGAAGAATAGCAAAGAGAAGAAGGATAAGAAGATTAACTTCAAGAATAGTCAGGTGGCTAGTGAAGTGTTTAGGATACGAAGGGATAAGATGGTATGA